A part of Aegilops tauschii subsp. strangulata cultivar AL8/78 chromosome 2, Aet v6.0, whole genome shotgun sequence genomic DNA contains:
- the LOC109735741 gene encoding uncharacterized protein gives MGLSPSKRVDAALRRAPAFAAGCDAAFDRCLADAQHAFSGVRPYQLADASAHLHSALRGSLPIVRRWVPSPPPRVRVDSALRVSGLEGAAELSRDQFGEFAAELFREAVLAGAAEAALVRAPAGAAGILGVAIVSRAGAGAAGKLVAVYTAGVAAAVYLSLG, from the coding sequence ATGGGCCTGAGCCCCTCGAAGCGCGTGGACGCGGCGCTCCGGCGGGCGCCGGCGTTCGCCGCCGGCTGCGACGCCGCCTTCGACCGCTGCCTCGCCGACGCCCAGCACGCCTTCTCCGGCGTCCGCCCCTACCAGCTCGCGGACGCGTCCGCGCACCTCCACTCGGCCCTGcggggctccctccctatcgtccGCCGCTGGgtgccctcgccgccgccgcgcgtgCGCGTAGACTCTGCGCTACGTGTCTCTGGCTTGGAAGGCGCTGCCGAGCTCTCGCGGGATCAGTTCGGGGAGTTCGCGGCCGAGCTGTTCAGGGAGGCCGTGCTCGCCGGCGCGGCCGAGGCGGCGCTCGTCCGTGCCCCGGCCGGCGCGGCCGGGATCCTCGGGGTGGCCATCGTctcccgcgccggcgccggcgcggcTGGGAAGTTGGTCGCTGTCTACACCGCCGGCGTCGCCGCCGCTGTTTACCTCAGCTTGGGCTAG